From one Anguilla rostrata isolate EN2019 chromosome 12, ASM1855537v3, whole genome shotgun sequence genomic stretch:
- the LOC135236474 gene encoding dicarboxylate carrier SLC25A8-like, translating to MVGMRPTDLAPTATVKFFGAGTAGCIADLVTFPLDTAKVRLQIQGEAQPAEGAKGTRYRGVFGTINTMVRMEGPRSLYSGLVAGLQRQMSFASVRIGLYDSMKQFYTRGSESAGIVSRLMAGCTTGAMAVAFAQPTDVVKVRFQAQVRPADGMKRYSGTMDAYRTIARDEGVRGLWKGCLPNITRNAIVNCAELVTYDIIKELILKYDLMTDSLPCHFTAAFGAGFCTTIVASPVDVVKTRFMNSPPGQYGSAVRCAATMLKTEGPTAFYKGFMPSFLRLGSWNIVMFVSYEQIKRAVMRTQQSWESPN from the exons ATGGTTGGAATGAGACCCACAGACCTGGCCCCCACGGCAACCGTCAAGTTCTTTGGGGCAGGGACGGCAGGCTGCATCGCCGATTTGGTCACCTTCCCGTTAGACACGGCCAAAGTCAGGCTTCAG atTCAGGGGGAGGCCCAGCCAGCAGAGGGGGCCAAAGGGACGAGGTACAGGGGCGTGTTTGGCACCATCAACACCATGGTGAGGATGGAGGGCCCGAGGAGCCTGTACAGCGGGCTGGTGGCCGGGCTGCAGAGGCAGATGAGCTTCGCCTCGGTCCGCATCGGCCTCTACGACTCCATGAAGCAGTTCTACACGAGAGGATCGGAGA gcGCTGGCATCGTCAGTCGGCTGATGGCGGGCTGCACCACGGGGGCGATGGCGGTGGCCTTCGCCCAGCCCACCGACGTGGTGAAGGTGCGCTTCCAGGCCCAGGTGCGCCCGGCCGACGGGATGAAGCGCTACAGCGGCACCATGGACGCCTACAGGACCATCGCGCGGGACGAGGGGGTCAGGGGCCTCTGGAAAG GTTGCCTGCCAAACATAACGCGCAATGCCATTGTGAACTGTGCAGAACTGGTCAcctatgacatcatcaaagaGCTCATCTTAAAGTACGACCTCATGACAG ACAGCCTGCCGTGCCACTTCACCGCCGCGTTCGGCGCGGGCTTCTGCACCACCATCGTGGCGTCGCCGGTGGACGTGGTGAAGACGCGCTTCATGAACTCGCCCCCCGGGCAGTACGGCAGCGCCGTGCGCTGCGCCGCCACCATGCTGAAGACGGAGGGCCCCACGGCGTTCTACAAGGG GTTCATGCCGTCTTTCCTGCGCCTGGGCTCGTGGAACATCGTGATGTTCGTCTCTTACGAGCAGATCAAGAGAGCCGTGATGAGGACACAGCAGTCCTGGGAATCCCCAAATTGA
- the LOC135235547 gene encoding vacuolar protein sorting-associated protein 37D-like yields MSRSRDLNSNPDQFRILNTNELRDLLQDEATMDQIIRLSQKFQGLQVDREALLTANRGLAEENLSRRPRLQNRKLLLAEKYRELEELMAACREKQSRLDACIERHGPPMAQRLLQEEVVRAEEKSEDLLEKFMAGGMSLEGFLESFHSSRRAYHIRRAQAEKLQELCRPRRKLRNLNEAKKESGERHEPPANGLASQGPLRVFQLRYGLTPAIILPRLPLASSPGPCLPPLDKRLGQPQAFGPSAPLPGPGQPVGLRVIGQLPGWSARPVRLQQLCRQPNHHHQQQQPDPPLR; encoded by the exons ATGTCCCGCAGTCGAGACCTAAACTCTAACCCAGATCAGTTTAGGATTCTCAACACCAATGAGCTCCGGGATCTTTTACAAGATGAAGCAACAATGGACCAGATCATCAGACTCAGTCAAAAG TTTCAGGGCCTGCAGGTGGACCGGGAGGCCCTGCTGACGGCCAATCGCGGCCTGGCGGAGGAGAACCTCTCTCGACGGCCGCGTCTGCAGAACCGCAAGCTGCTGCTGGCGGAGAAGTACCGGGAACTGGAGGAGCTGATGGCCGCCTGCCGTGAAAAGCAAAGCCGACTCG ACGCGTGCATAGAAAGGCATGGCCCTCCGATGGCCCAGCGTCTTCTCCAGGAAGAGGTGGTCCGTGCTGAGGAGAAATCTGAG GACCTCCTGGAGAAGTTCATGGCGGGCGGCATGTCGCTGGAGGGGTTCCTGGAGTCCTTTCACAGCTCCCGGAGAGCGTACCACATCCGCCGCGCCCAGGCAGAGAAGCTCCAGGAGTTGTGCAGGCCGCGGAGGAAACTACGGAACCTCAACGAGGCCAAGAAGGAGTCGGGCGAGCGGCACGAGCCTCCCGCCAACGGCCTCGCCTCTCAGGGTCCGCTGCGTGTCTTTCAGCTCCGCTACGGCCTCACCCCGGCCATCatcctcccccgcctccccctcgcCTCCAGTCCAGGCCCCTGCCTACCTCCTCTGGATAAGCGACTAGGCCAGCCCCAGGCTTTCGGGCCTAGCGCTCCCCTTCCGGGCCCCGGCCAGCCGGTAGGCCTCAGAGTGATCGGCCAGCTCCCAGGATGGTCGGCCAGGCCCGTGCGTTTACAGCAGCTTTGCAGGCAACCAAACCACcatcaccagcagcagcagccagaccCCCCGTTGCGATAA